In the Bacillus shivajii genome, one interval contains:
- a CDS encoding RpnC/YadD family protein yields the protein MTKDRLDHDRLFKELIETFFEEFILLFFQDVYEHLDFSEVRFLSEELFTDVTEGDKFRLDLVVEVKLKGEPGLIIVHVEPQSYEQEAFNERMFIYFSRLYQKYRRKILPIAIFSYNHQRDEPNTFQINFPFFQPLDFHYLTVELKKQPWRRYIISDNPVAAALLSKMGYNNSEKVEVKKEFFRMLLRLQLDKARETMIAGFFETYLKLNEQEERQFQEEVKAMSPKEGDKIMEIMTSYERKGMEKGMEKGISAVAKKLLSKGMPVEEIIEVTGLSKEQVEQLKEEI from the coding sequence ATGACGAAAGACCGCTTAGATCACGACAGGCTATTCAAAGAGTTGATCGAAACGTTTTTTGAAGAATTCATACTCTTGTTTTTCCAGGATGTTTATGAACATTTAGATTTTAGTGAAGTCCGATTCCTCTCCGAAGAATTATTTACTGATGTCACAGAAGGGGACAAATTCCGTCTTGATTTAGTCGTTGAAGTGAAGTTAAAAGGGGAGCCGGGACTTATCATTGTCCACGTTGAACCGCAATCTTATGAGCAAGAAGCTTTCAACGAACGTATGTTTATTTATTTTAGCCGTCTCTATCAAAAATATCGGCGCAAAATTCTACCTATAGCAATCTTTAGTTATAACCATCAACGAGATGAACCAAACACCTTCCAAATAAACTTTCCATTTTTCCAACCATTAGATTTCCACTACTTGACCGTTGAACTGAAAAAGCAACCTTGGAGAAGGTATATTATTTCTGATAATCCTGTCGCTGCAGCATTACTAAGTAAAATGGGATATAATAATAGTGAGAAAGTAGAAGTGAAGAAAGAGTTTTTTCGGATGCTTTTACGGTTACAATTAGATAAAGCACGAGAAACTATGATCGCTGGTTTTTTTGAGACATACTTAAAGTTGAACGAACAAGAAGAACGTCAATTTCAAGAAGAGGTGAAAGCAATGAGTCCTAAGGAAGGAGATAAAATTATGGAGATAATGACTTCATATGAGCGAAAAGGTATGGAGAAAGGCATGGAAAAAGGCATATCAGCAGTAGCAAAAAAGCTTTTGTCAAAAGGAATGCCAGTGGAAGAAATCATAGAAGTGACAGGCCTATCAAAGGAACAAGTCGAGCAATTGAAAGAAGAAATATAA
- a CDS encoding cytochrome c oxidase assembly protein, which translates to MSHEHHIESGFLHDVAGPIPQIVLGLPFLIGIILYIIAVVSSNRDKTRWPFYRTLFWGVGSLCAIAAVTGPLAVEAHHDFSVHMLGHLLLGMLAPLLMVLAAPMTLALRTLSVTNARRLAKVLKSSYIRFVTDPVVASVLNIGGLWLLYTTGLYEAMHDYMLLHIFVHLHVFLAGYAFTVAMVDIDPKSSRPNYMYRAVTFVFALAGHGILSKFIYAYPPAGVPAAQAEAGGMLMYYGGDAIDMILIFILCHQWYRATRPRIAYGQPM; encoded by the coding sequence ATGAGTCATGAACATCATATTGAAAGTGGCTTCCTCCATGATGTCGCTGGACCGATCCCGCAAATCGTACTTGGCTTACCTTTTCTGATCGGCATCATTCTTTATATCATTGCCGTTGTTTCGTCAAATCGTGATAAAACAAGATGGCCGTTTTACCGAACACTTTTTTGGGGCGTTGGTTCACTTTGTGCGATAGCTGCCGTTACAGGTCCATTAGCAGTAGAGGCTCATCACGATTTTTCTGTCCATATGCTTGGTCATTTGCTGCTTGGAATGCTTGCTCCTCTTCTTATGGTACTCGCAGCACCAATGACTCTAGCTTTACGAACGCTTTCTGTTACAAATGCGAGAAGACTCGCAAAAGTGTTAAAGAGTTCATACATTCGTTTTGTAACCGATCCTGTTGTAGCTTCGGTTCTAAATATCGGAGGGTTGTGGTTACTATATACGACGGGGCTATATGAGGCGATGCACGATTACATGTTGCTCCATATTTTTGTGCATTTACATGTATTTTTAGCAGGATATGCTTTTACCGTAGCGATGGTTGATATCGATCCTAAATCAAGCCGACCAAATTATATGTATAGAGCGGTTACTTTTGTTTTTGCCTTGGCAGGACACGGGATCTTATCGAAGTTTATTTACGCCTATCCACCAGCAGGAGTTCCTGCTGCACAGGCGGAAGCTGGCGGTATGCTCATGTATTACGGCGGTGATGCAATTGATATGATCTTGATTTTCATCCTTTGTCATCAATGGTATCGTGCAACAAGACCACGGATCGCGTATGGGCAACCAATGTAA
- a CDS encoding GNAT family N-acetyltransferase, with the protein MLTIRNVNDEDLPVLIHIENQCFTEEEAATEEAFKQRIQQIPDSFFVAEKNSEVAGYINGPVIQTRYITDDLFTNIIKNPTHGHHQSILGLAVSPKFQREGVARALLQHLDKEASAKSRETITLTCKGNLISFYEKHGYVNEGVSDSTHGGVVWYNMSKMIKK; encoded by the coding sequence ATGTTAACAATAAGAAACGTCAATGACGAAGATCTACCTGTTTTAATACATATCGAAAACCAATGTTTTACTGAAGAAGAAGCCGCAACGGAAGAGGCATTTAAACAACGGATTCAACAGATCCCGGACAGTTTTTTTGTCGCTGAAAAAAATAGCGAAGTGGCAGGGTATATAAATGGCCCTGTCATTCAAACACGATACATCACAGATGATCTGTTCACCAACATCATCAAAAACCCCACACACGGACATCATCAAAGCATTCTTGGTTTGGCTGTTTCCCCAAAGTTCCAACGAGAAGGGGTGGCAAGGGCGTTACTGCAACATCTCGATAAAGAAGCAAGTGCAAAATCTCGCGAAACGATCACGTTAACTTGCAAAGGCAACTTAATTTCTTTTTATGAAAAACACGGGTATGTAAATGAAGGAGTTTCCGATTCTACTCATGGTGGAGTTGTTTGGTACAATATGAGCAAAATGATAAAAAAATAG
- a CDS encoding PcsB-like coiled-coil domain-containing protein: MLKKLTIIFLFSGLVHLFITGGVFATGTFENEEIQIQNERQAIQSELDDAESLLTERILEREQLNSEVSYLDETIKAKEEKIDGIESKIEDNENEINHLESEINILKEDIYQRVELLKDRARSYQRNGTSTASYIEVILGAQSFGDFVSRVFSIVQIAEADNHFIEQLEQRQQELADVQSDYEETLHKLVNQAIELEDMYEEIEKQREQTIQLRDKMKENEEEQERLVQKLIKEDKDLASQEESVRNQIEELRLKEEARLEAERQAKLEAEREKEERSNRSDSVSRSNDGQNSDSNGGNWRSFTATAYTAYCEGCSGVTRTGIDLRANPNAKVIATDPSVIPLGSRVEIKGLGTFLAADTGGAIVGNKIDIFMNDRSDALSFGRQTVQIRVLD; this comes from the coding sequence GTGTTAAAAAAACTCACCATTATATTTTTGTTCAGTGGATTGGTACATTTATTTATCACTGGCGGAGTTTTTGCTACAGGAACATTTGAAAATGAGGAGATACAGATTCAAAATGAACGTCAAGCGATTCAATCGGAGCTTGATGATGCTGAAAGTTTACTTACTGAACGAATATTAGAGCGTGAACAACTAAATAGTGAGGTTTCTTATCTCGACGAAACGATTAAAGCGAAAGAAGAAAAAATTGATGGGATCGAAAGCAAAATTGAGGACAATGAAAATGAAATCAACCATTTAGAGTCTGAAATTAACATACTTAAAGAAGATATTTATCAACGTGTCGAATTATTAAAAGACCGAGCGAGATCTTATCAAAGAAATGGAACGAGTACCGCTTCGTATATAGAGGTTATTTTAGGAGCACAGAGTTTTGGTGACTTTGTTAGTCGAGTATTTAGTATCGTGCAAATCGCCGAGGCGGATAATCATTTCATCGAACAACTTGAACAAAGACAGCAAGAGCTTGCAGATGTACAAAGTGATTATGAAGAAACATTACATAAGCTAGTCAACCAAGCCATTGAACTAGAAGATATGTATGAAGAAATTGAAAAACAGCGAGAACAAACGATTCAGTTAAGAGATAAAATGAAAGAAAATGAGGAAGAACAAGAAAGACTTGTTCAAAAATTAATAAAAGAGGATAAAGATTTAGCTTCTCAAGAAGAGAGCGTCCGTAATCAAATCGAGGAATTACGTCTTAAGGAAGAAGCACGTTTAGAAGCTGAAAGGCAAGCTAAGTTAGAAGCTGAAAGAGAAAAAGAAGAACGCAGTAACCGTTCTGATTCAGTTAGTAGATCAAACGATGGGCAAAATTCTGATTCCAATGGTGGTAACTGGAGATCGTTCACAGCTACAGCATACACTGCATATTGTGAAGGCTGTTCCGGTGTAACGAGAACCGGAATTGACTTACGAGCAAACCCTAATGCAAAAGTCATTGCCACCGATCCAAGCGTTATTCCACTAGGATCACGTGTCGAAATTAAAGGGCTTGGAACATTTTTAGCTGCAGACACTGGTGGTGCAATTGTCGGAAATAAAATCGATATCTTTATGAATGACCGCTCTGACGCATTATCATTCGGAAGGCAGACCGTGCAAATACGCGTGTTAGACTAA
- a CDS encoding RpnC/YadD family protein yields the protein MMEIMTSYERKGMEKGMEKGYRKGKKLAKVEVAKKLLSKEMPVEEVVEVTGLSKEQVEQLKKEI from the coding sequence ATGATGGAGATCATGACTTCATATGAGCGAAAAGGTATGGAAAAAGGTATGGAAAAAGGATATCGTAAAGGGAAAAAACTTGCGAAGGTAGAAGTAGCAAAAAAATTGTTGTCAAAAGAAATGCCAGTGGAAGAAGTCGTTGAAGTAACAGGCCTATCAAAGGAACAAGTTGAGCAATTGAAAAAAGAAATATAA
- a CDS encoding YjcZ family sporulation protein, translating to MSHGYHGFPLVLVLFILLVIVGCFCTF from the coding sequence GTGAGTCACGGTTACCACGGTTTTCCACTTGTGTTAGTTCTGTTTATCTTGTTAGTGATTGTTGGGTGCTTCTGCACATTTTAA
- a CDS encoding DUF6933 domain-containing protein, with protein sequence MVNDKNRYTIVLYGLKAKDYKNLEELFIEGVKQAFKEEGIKAEMIDKYVQHSKQFFYGKTKNRTTVARVNQICKEIEFFIDRLDLNTIIQTPLSVFTSQLLRGDGKGDYIYPYKEMYKDLENFC encoded by the coding sequence TTGGTCAATGACAAAAATCGTTATACCATTGTGTTATATGGTCTAAAAGCAAAAGATTATAAAAATCTAGAAGAGCTATTTATTGAAGGTGTTAAACAAGCGTTTAAAGAAGAAGGCATAAAAGCTGAAATGATCGACAAATATGTCCAGCATTCAAAGCAGTTTTTTTATGGGAAAACAAAAAATCGAACAACTGTTGCGAGGGTAAATCAGATTTGTAAAGAAATCGAGTTTTTTATAGATCGACTTGATTTAAATACAATCATTCAAACTCCTTTAAGTGTCTTTACGAGCCAATTGTTACGTGGGGACGGCAAAGGGGATTATATTTACCCGTACAAGGAAATGTATAAGGACTTAGAAAACTTTTGCTAA
- a CDS encoding serine hydrolase domain-containing protein produces the protein MMNKIEERIDAIFSKWQEGVCPGGQVAVRQKGELIYKKNFGYANIEHEIPVKDETVFHVASVSKQVTVMCVLLLQEDEKLNIDDDVRKYVGEYINFEEPVTIRQMMNNVSGIRDQWELLGLSGVRIVDTITQRDALSLIGKQTHLNFEPQSQFLYSNSNFTLLAEIVERLSGKTLNEFATERIFQPLGMESTFFKDNYWKVIPHKAKSYHDDGTSNFVYSVLNYGTYGATSLNTTASDFLKWLENYHSPKICSDETLTLMAENPTLTDGKECSYAGGLFVGKYNGHKYIEHGGADAAYRSAVMHFTEDDVDIVIFSNTQNMLMKDASLAVADVVFEHDKEKQSDECPKEYTEEVNLEDLAGFYFPQSDAMFMTFDITLKDGQLHLRNPYGEAPLKHISGNHFNIEHLNFDLYLGENSVLKTKDKLVPLKKLNAFQSPESSIYQGRYESSELDTTYEVVEKDGVLHLSHSRNGDQPLYEIEEDTFVTNIFFPYKVEFKKKNGVVTGFTFTGSRVKNIELVKSKK, from the coding sequence ATGATGAACAAAATTGAAGAGAGAATTGATGCTATTTTTTCGAAGTGGCAAGAGGGAGTATGTCCTGGTGGCCAAGTCGCTGTGAGACAAAAAGGAGAGCTCATTTATAAGAAAAACTTTGGTTATGCAAACATTGAGCATGAAATTCCAGTGAAAGATGAAACGGTTTTCCATGTCGCATCCGTTTCGAAGCAAGTGACAGTCATGTGTGTACTCTTACTACAAGAGGACGAGAAGTTGAACATTGATGATGACGTAAGAAAGTATGTCGGTGAGTACATAAACTTCGAAGAGCCGGTCACGATCCGCCAGATGATGAATAACGTGAGTGGTATTCGAGACCAATGGGAGTTGTTAGGGTTAAGTGGTGTAAGAATCGTTGATACGATCACGCAACGAGATGCACTATCTTTGATCGGCAAGCAAACACATCTTAATTTCGAGCCACAGTCACAATTTCTTTACAGTAACTCAAACTTTACGCTGCTCGCAGAAATTGTGGAACGTCTATCAGGGAAAACGTTGAATGAATTCGCAACAGAGAGGATTTTTCAACCGTTAGGGATGGAGAGCACATTTTTTAAAGATAACTATTGGAAAGTTATCCCGCATAAGGCGAAGTCATATCATGATGACGGAACTAGCAACTTTGTCTACAGCGTCTTAAACTATGGCACATACGGCGCGACGAGCTTGAACACAACGGCGTCTGATTTTTTAAAGTGGCTAGAAAATTATCATTCGCCGAAAATTTGCAGTGATGAGACGCTTACGTTGATGGCTGAAAACCCTACGTTAACGGATGGGAAAGAGTGTAGTTACGCAGGCGGTCTATTTGTTGGTAAATATAATGGTCACAAATACATCGAGCACGGAGGAGCAGATGCAGCGTACAGAAGTGCTGTCATGCACTTTACAGAAGATGATGTTGATATTGTTATTTTTTCCAATACGCAAAACATGTTAATGAAAGATGCCTCGTTAGCTGTCGCTGACGTCGTCTTTGAACACGACAAGGAAAAACAAAGTGACGAATGCCCGAAAGAGTATACGGAAGAAGTGAATTTAGAAGATCTCGCGGGTTTCTACTTCCCTCAATCTGATGCAATGTTCATGACTTTTGATATCACGCTAAAAGATGGTCAACTTCATTTGAGAAACCCTTATGGGGAGGCACCATTAAAGCACATTTCAGGCAACCATTTTAACATTGAGCACCTAAATTTCGACTTATATTTAGGTGAAAATAGTGTCCTTAAGACAAAAGACAAGCTGGTTCCTTTGAAAAAACTGAATGCCTTTCAATCACCAGAAAGCTCCATATATCAAGGTAGGTATGAAAGTAGTGAGCTTGATACAACTTATGAAGTTGTTGAAAAAGATGGAGTTTTGCACTTGTCACACTCACGAAATGGCGACCAACCGTTATACGAAATTGAGGAAGATACATTTGTTACAAATATTTTCTTTCCTTATAAGGTTGAATTTAAGAAAAAAAACGGTGTGGTAACTGGATTTACTTTTACGGGTAGTAGAGTGAAAAATATTGAGCTAGTAAAGTCAAAAAAATAG
- a CDS encoding LLM class flavin-dependent oxidoreductase: MEKYRIDQSKGLEFGIYTLGDHLPNPSTGERISAEDRIHEIINYAKLADQAGVDFFSVGESHQEYFATQAHTAVLSAIAQATSKIKIASSSTIISTSDPVRVYEDFATIDLISKGRAEIVCGRASRVGLFELLGYDINHYEELFEEKFDLLRQINENEVVNWQGEFRAPLKNAKVLPRPQNGSMPIWRAVGGSPGSAIKAGYAGVPMFLAHLGGHVMSFKRSIDAYREAAKQGGFDPAELPVATAGFFYAAETSQQAIEDTYPHINEGMKKTNGRGFPKEAYAQGVDPHNVMNIGSPQQIIEKILYQHEVYGHQRYIAQIDFGGVPFERLEKNLEIIGTEILPAIKKYTAK, translated from the coding sequence TTGGAAAAGTATCGGATAGATCAAAGTAAAGGACTCGAATTTGGCATATACACGTTAGGTGACCATTTACCAAATCCTTCAACAGGAGAAAGAATCTCAGCGGAGGATCGTATTCACGAAATTATTAACTATGCAAAGCTCGCTGATCAAGCTGGTGTTGATTTTTTCAGTGTCGGTGAGAGTCATCAAGAATATTTTGCAACCCAAGCTCATACGGCTGTTTTATCAGCGATTGCGCAAGCGACGAGTAAAATAAAAATTGCAAGTTCCTCAACGATTATTAGTACGTCAGATCCTGTGCGCGTTTACGAAGATTTCGCAACGATCGATTTAATCTCAAAAGGCCGGGCAGAAATCGTTTGTGGTCGCGCTTCCCGTGTCGGTCTTTTTGAGCTACTAGGTTATGACATTAACCATTATGAAGAATTGTTTGAAGAGAAGTTTGATCTGTTACGTCAAATAAATGAAAATGAAGTGGTCAATTGGCAAGGAGAATTCCGGGCTCCGTTAAAAAACGCGAAAGTTTTACCACGTCCACAAAATGGATCCATGCCGATTTGGCGTGCAGTAGGTGGTTCTCCTGGAAGTGCGATCAAAGCTGGTTACGCGGGAGTACCGATGTTCCTTGCTCATTTAGGAGGACATGTGATGAGCTTCAAACGCTCGATTGATGCGTATCGTGAAGCGGCAAAACAAGGTGGCTTCGACCCAGCGGAGTTACCCGTTGCAACGGCAGGATTCTTCTATGCTGCTGAAACATCTCAGCAAGCAATTGAAGATACATACCCACATATTAATGAAGGAATGAAAAAAACAAATGGCCGTGGTTTCCCAAAAGAAGCGTATGCACAAGGTGTCGATCCGCATAATGTCATGAATATCGGCAGTCCGCAACAAATCATTGAGAAAATCCTTTATCAACATGAAGTTTATGGTCACCAACGTTATATCGCACAAATCGATTTCGGTGGCGTCCCATTTGAGAGACTTGAAAAAAATCTAGAGATCATTGGAACAGAAATCTTACCAGCGATCAAAAAGTATACAGCAAAATAA
- a CDS encoding SLC13 family permease, with protein sequence MTDMQLVFLILIATTICFLIPRFRADLVAINALLALLLTGLITVPEAFAGFSNSVVIMIAALFIVGAGVFQSGLAQKAGDLLVNKTGNSEWKLTMFMFVLVAVLSGFISNTGTVAILLPIVVSLSRQMNLHPGKLLIPLAFASSMGGALTLIGTAPNLVASQSLQDAGYGSLSFFAFTPVGIIMLLAGIAYLWFVGRKMLDKPVDKKKGSKETFDADQLVEQYGVADHIFAVKTPNDSALIGKTIKELQLPSTYHITVLEVIKAESSSLKRFTSWNQPQRITVDKGYEVEAGDVFIIYGEKEALDKFIGKTGVVLQNDEAYQPEESHLAEVILTPQSRLLNQTIRQVNFREKYGLTVLALKHQYSEPKNFKEDETLLYGDSILVHGKWKDINLLSAEKNDTVVLKSAAEDTDLVNETKQSWIAGIILLGMLLAMVFEWAPAVVAIVVAAVLMILTGCIRQTDQAYQAIDWQTVVLIACMLPMATALENTGGVTFLSEGLIQSLGGVGPLAVLAGLYVITSLFSQFISNTATAVLLFPVAILTAEQMGVSPVPMVMAVAFSSSMAFATPVATPPNAMVMAAGKYTFLDFIRVGVPLQVLIAIIAVLLLPLFFPF encoded by the coding sequence ATGACTGATATGCAACTTGTTTTTCTCATTTTAATAGCGACGACGATTTGTTTTTTGATCCCTCGTTTTCGAGCGGATTTAGTCGCCATCAATGCTTTGCTCGCTTTATTGTTAACAGGGCTTATTACCGTTCCTGAAGCGTTTGCTGGTTTTTCCAATAGCGTTGTCATTATGATCGCTGCGTTATTTATTGTGGGCGCAGGCGTTTTTCAAAGTGGCTTAGCACAAAAGGCTGGAGACTTGCTCGTTAACAAGACCGGCAACAGTGAGTGGAAATTAACGATGTTTATGTTCGTTCTAGTGGCTGTGTTAAGTGGTTTTATTAGCAATACAGGGACCGTGGCGATCCTGCTACCAATTGTCGTTAGTTTGAGTCGCCAAATGAATCTTCACCCTGGCAAACTTTTAATCCCATTAGCCTTTGCTAGCAGTATGGGTGGCGCATTAACGTTAATCGGTACAGCACCAAACTTAGTCGCAAGCCAAAGTCTACAAGATGCGGGATATGGCTCTCTTTCATTTTTCGCATTTACACCCGTCGGTATCATTATGTTATTAGCTGGAATTGCGTATTTATGGTTTGTTGGTCGTAAAATGCTTGATAAGCCAGTCGATAAGAAAAAAGGTTCAAAAGAAACGTTTGATGCTGATCAATTAGTTGAGCAATACGGGGTAGCCGATCATATTTTTGCGGTAAAAACACCGAACGACAGTGCGCTCATCGGAAAAACAATTAAAGAGCTTCAGTTACCGAGTACATACCATATTACGGTTTTGGAAGTGATTAAAGCAGAATCGTCATCATTGAAGCGCTTTACTTCGTGGAACCAACCGCAGAGGATTACAGTCGATAAAGGTTATGAAGTGGAAGCTGGCGATGTTTTTATTATTTATGGTGAAAAAGAAGCACTCGATAAGTTTATCGGAAAAACTGGCGTCGTGCTACAAAACGATGAAGCTTATCAACCTGAAGAATCTCACTTAGCCGAAGTCATTCTAACACCACAATCAAGGTTACTCAACCAAACGATTAGACAAGTAAACTTTCGTGAAAAATACGGTTTAACCGTTTTGGCATTAAAGCACCAGTACAGTGAGCCGAAAAATTTTAAAGAAGATGAAACGCTCCTTTATGGTGACTCGATCCTTGTTCATGGTAAATGGAAAGATATTAACCTTTTGTCTGCTGAAAAAAATGATACGGTCGTTTTAAAGTCAGCTGCTGAAGATACAGATTTAGTGAATGAGACAAAACAAAGCTGGATAGCTGGAATCATTCTACTCGGTATGCTGTTAGCCATGGTGTTTGAATGGGCACCTGCAGTGGTTGCGATTGTTGTTGCTGCAGTACTGATGATTTTAACAGGATGTATTAGACAAACTGACCAAGCATACCAAGCGATTGATTGGCAAACAGTTGTCTTAATCGCCTGTATGCTTCCGATGGCAACCGCTTTAGAAAATACCGGTGGCGTCACATTTTTATCTGAAGGCCTTATTCAAAGTTTAGGTGGAGTTGGTCCCCTAGCCGTACTTGCAGGTCTTTATGTGATTACCTCTTTATTCAGTCAATTTATTAGTAATACCGCAACAGCTGTATTGTTGTTCCCGGTTGCGATATTAACCGCTGAACAGATGGGTGTAAGTCCAGTGCCAATGGTCATGGCGGTTGCATTTTCATCAAGCATGGCATTTGCTACACCTGTCGCAACACCGCCGAACGCGATGGTAATGGCCGCTGGAAAATACACGTTTTTAGATTTTATTCGAGTCGGTGTGCCGTTACAAGTGCTAATTGCGATTATAGCGGTACTATTATTACCATTGTTTTTCCCTTTTTAA
- a CDS encoding nitrate/nitrite transporter has translation MKQTKLQLPLQTLSLVAGFMVWVMLSPLMPYITEDIPLTNNEIALITAFPIILGSLLRIPLGYWANRFGARKLFFLCFVALLLPVYYLSQATTFIDLLIGGLFLGVAGATFSIGVTSLPKYYPKEKHGTVNAIYALGNLGTAITSFSAPVLAGYIGWSSTVQLSLLLIASFALLNFIFGDKKEVKVSTPLVAQVKSVYKSSKLWLLCLFYFITFGAFVAFTVYLPNFLVDHFGLTAIDAGVRTAGFILLATLIRPLGGYLSDKYNALGILIVVFAGLTFAGGLLAFMPNIVLYTIGCLAVAFFAGIGNGAIFKLVPLYFSKQAGVVNGLVGAMGGLGGFFPPIMLTFLYSLTGHYAIGFMALSQVALASLILVIWMLYQEKLSLSHQAIESTVESVMVTDTKGYIKMVNPAFSKTTGFEVDEVVGKTPSIMKSGEHDEEFYKKMWDQIDHIGYWQGEICNRRKSGEKFNVWLTITPITDEQENTIGYVGMFTDTQKKLPEYNREAVAFSP, from the coding sequence ATGAAGCAGACAAAATTACAATTACCTTTACAAACTCTGAGTTTAGTAGCTGGGTTTATGGTGTGGGTGATGTTATCTCCACTTATGCCTTATATTACAGAGGATATCCCACTTACGAATAATGAAATTGCACTCATTACAGCTTTCCCGATCATACTTGGTTCACTATTACGGATTCCGCTCGGGTATTGGGCTAACCGTTTCGGTGCGAGAAAACTCTTCTTCCTTTGCTTCGTCGCATTATTGTTACCGGTTTACTATCTGAGTCAGGCAACAACTTTTATTGATTTACTCATTGGAGGATTGTTTTTAGGGGTAGCTGGAGCCACATTTTCTATCGGAGTGACGTCATTACCTAAGTATTATCCGAAAGAAAAACACGGAACGGTTAACGCGATTTATGCGTTAGGAAACCTTGGTACGGCGATTACTTCTTTTTCAGCACCCGTTTTAGCCGGGTATATCGGGTGGAGTTCGACAGTACAACTTAGTTTACTATTAATCGCTTCGTTTGCATTGTTAAACTTTATTTTTGGCGATAAAAAAGAAGTGAAAGTCTCGACACCTTTAGTCGCTCAAGTAAAAAGTGTATACAAAAGCAGCAAACTATGGCTTTTATGTCTCTTTTACTTTATTACATTTGGAGCCTTTGTTGCTTTTACCGTTTACTTACCGAACTTTTTAGTTGACCATTTTGGACTTACTGCCATTGATGCTGGGGTGAGAACCGCTGGATTTATTCTGTTAGCGACATTAATTCGGCCGCTTGGTGGTTATTTATCCGATAAATATAATGCACTCGGTATCTTAATTGTTGTTTTTGCGGGACTCACTTTCGCAGGAGGACTGTTAGCTTTTATGCCAAACATTGTTCTCTATACAATTGGCTGCTTGGCTGTTGCATTTTTTGCCGGGATTGGAAATGGTGCGATCTTTAAGCTCGTTCCACTTTATTTTTCAAAGCAAGCCGGTGTTGTTAATGGACTAGTTGGTGCGATGGGTGGACTTGGAGGGTTCTTCCCACCAATTATGTTAACTTTCCTTTACAGCTTGACAGGCCACTATGCGATTGGTTTTATGGCGTTGTCACAAGTTGCACTAGCAAGTTTAATTCTAGTCATTTGGATGTTATACCAAGAAAAGCTCAGCCTGTCTCACCAAGCGATTGAATCTACGGTAGAGTCAGTGATGGTAACTGATACAAAAGGCTATATCAAAATGGTAAACCCCGCTTTTAGTAAAACCACAGGATTTGAGGTAGATGAAGTTGTTGGAAAAACACCGAGCATCATGAAATCTGGTGAACATGATGAAGAGTTTTACAAAAAAATGTGGGATCAAATTGATCACATTGGTTACTGGCAAGGTGAAATTTGTAATCGTAGAAAAAGCGGTGAAAAATTCAATGTGTGGCTAACGATTACACCGATTACAGATGAACAAGAGAATACGATTGGTTATGTTGGGATGTTTACCGATACCCAAAAGAAATTACCGGAATACAACCGAGAAGCAGTTGCTTTTTCACCATAA